CGTTTTGTGGCACAGGCCTTTGTAAAACTGATGGAAAAATTTACCTTTTTAGAAACGGTAGCATTCATCGTAATAGGTGTTTTAGGTATTAAACTTACCTCATCGTTAGTCACGCATTTCTATCCTGAATCGCCAATTTCGCATGCTATTGAAGGCGAAAAAACAGATCTCTTTGTTTCAATTTTTACGGTTGCCATTTTCATCATACCAGTATTAACGTCCTTATTGTTTAACTATCCCAAAAAACACAAAAGCGATATCATCATTTCGGACGATGCCGAAAAGGTATTGGATAAATCTTAAACGGGAGCGGATTGTACAGGAATTGCAATATAAAAACGATAAATTAAAGAGTAACGCTGCGGTTTTAAAAACAGCCATTCCGAATGAAGTTGTTAATTTATTGGAAGATAGTTACGGTAAAATATCAGATATCAATTTCCTGAACCACCTCAATAATTTTGATGTTCAATCGAATATTTTGAAGACCATGTTAAAGACGGATTTGTTTTAGGTTGATTTTTTGCCACCTAAGACACCTGAGCGCAGCTAAGAAGTATCGTGCAGATTAATTATCACTGTCGCAAGAAATCGTCATTGCGAGGAGGAACGACGAAGCAATCTTGCAGCTAAGGGTTTATGCAAGGTTAGTTAAGTTTTTTGGAAATCAGTTCCAGTACTTTTCGGTATCGGCAGTCCCGCTTTTTATTCCAAGTCCTCGCTCGTGCCTCGCTGTGGGCTTTACATTACAATCGGGTTTAAGGGGCAGAGTTAGTGGTACTATTAAGAGATTCCAATTCTACCTGCCAACATTGTTAATAAACAGAGCGGAATAGCCCGCAACGCAGTGAGGACTATAAGCGATGGCGGAGCTGCAGCACCTGTGAAACACCGGAAGCAGGCTTTCCAAAACAGAGAAATCGTTTTGCGTAGAGGATGATGGCCTACCCCCGACTTTTCGGGAAAACAATCTTATAACGTTCGTTAACCAGCTTTTCGCATTAAGATTGCTTCGTCGGCTGAAAAAGCCTTCTCGCAATGACGATCTTATAATTGGAAATTGTCATTACCTCGTTAACACCGCCAGTTTTTGTTTAAACAGATCAATTGTTCTGCTCCAGGCCAGTTTTGCTGCGGCTTCGTTATATCTGGTAGGAGACGTATTGTTGTTAAACGCATGGTTTACGCCATCGTAGATATAAATTTTGTAATCAATTTTATTGTCTTTTAAAGCTTGCTCATAGGCAGGAATCCCGGCATTAATGCGTTCGTCCAAGCCCCCGTAATGTAGCATTAAACTTGCTTTAATTTTAGGAACATCGGCCGCATTGGCCTGTGCGCCATAATAAGCCACAGCAGCCTGCAGTTTAGGATCGTTAACCGCTAATTTATTGGCCATTCCACCGCCCCAGCAAAAACCAACACAACCTACTTTACCATTTCCGTCTTTTCTTTTGCGTAAATAATCCAGGCCCTTCAAGTAGTTCTGCAAGTTTTTTTCAGGATCTAATTTGCCAATTAATTCACGCCCTTTATCTTCATCCGCTGGCGTTCCACCAAGTGGCGAGAGAGCATCAACACCCAGAGCCAGGAAACCTTCAGCAGCGATACGTTTGGTTACATCAATAATATGTGGATTTAATCCTCTGTTTTCATGAATAACCAATACACAGCCCAAATTCTTTTTACCTTTTGGTTTGGCCAATACAGCTTTCATTTCACCATCAACACCAGCGTAGGTAATATTTTCAACATCGATATCATCAGTGTTAAAATCTGCTGCAGCGGCATAATTATTCTCCAGCATTGGCAGAATAGTCATGGCCAATGCTGTGCTGCCCGCCAGGATAGCCAGCTTTCGCATAAAATCTTTTCTACTTACCTGGCTGTGGGTATACTCATCGTACAGGTTGATTATTTTCTGATCCATCTTATTGATTTTGAATTACCTTACAAGATAAACAAGGATGTTGAGATTTGAGCTAGCATTGCCTAAAAGTTACAATACATTTCTTCCCATTTTTTAATCAGCGTTACACGGTGTTTTGTATATCGTGGGGTTAAAAAATTATTAGACCAATCATCGTAATTATCATAAAAGAATTTCAGGAAGAAGATGTGAAAGGTGATACCCAGATATGGAATGGCTTTTAATTCATCGTCAGTTAATGGCCTAACTTGCTGATATGCATTTAAAAAGGTGTCGAAATCCTTTTCTGCCTGCTCTTTGGAAATTAGGTTATTCAATTGATGGAAGAAATAATGGTTAAGGAACGACATTAAATCGTTTATCAGGTAACCTTCTCCTGCAAAATCGAAATCAAAGAAGGTAATTTTTCCTTGCTCATCAAAATGGAAATTTTTAGGGAAGAAATCATAGTGGCAATAACCATAACTAAATTTTGATGTGTCGAATTCTTTAAACTTTTTAACTACTTTTTCTGAAATGTTGCTCAAATATTCATATTCTTCTTTCATTTCCGAAAAACGAGGTTCGAGATCTTTTAAGGGCTTAAATAAAGTAGTTTCAAAATCGAATATCGGTCTAGGGTTATTCAGTTTTATTGATGAAGTGGTTTGATGCAATTTAGCTATATCGTATCCTAACTGAATAAGGTGCTGATGCTCGAGGTCTAAAATCACTTTCCCTTCAGCAAAAGAAAACAATACACCATTCCGTAAGCCCTCAATGGCATTAAACTGTTGAATCTGTTTCCCTTCTTTATCAGTTATTGGATAAGAAACCGAATTTCCATTTGTTTTTAAAATGTTAAGTAATTCTACTTCAGCTTCAATTTCGTTGCGTTTACGGTGGGCATTGCGGTAGATTTTGAAGATATATTTCTGACTCGGATTCTCCAGAATATAAGTATCACTAACGTTCCTGATTAATAAACGGCATGTTGTAGATAAGTCTAAATGATAGGTTTCAATTAAATAATCTTTTAAAGCAGCAGCTGATAAAGTGGAGTATTGTGCGGGGAAAATGTTCATTATTGTTGTAAAACAGCTTTTATAGCATTTTTTAATCCAGGAATGGTGATTTGTGAACTACCTGCAATGGCATATCTGATTACATGGTTTTTATCGGTGACAATATATGACGGATAGCTTTTTATTTGATAAGCATTGGCAATAGCACGGCCCGAGCTAATTAATTCTGCATATAGCAAAGGTTTTTCTTTTAATTTAGCTGTAGCAGCTGTCTGATCGTCAGTTGTAATTGCAAGGACTAATAAATCTTTTGTGTTATCTACCTGCTTTAGAAAGGTGCTAATATCTGCAAAGGCTTCTGTGCAAGGAGGACAGTTTGCATACCAGAATATCAAAACAATGGCCTTGTTTTCAATCTTTTCTTTTTCATAAAATGCAGTTAGCGTAGAAATGTCTAATGTTTTGCCTTCAGCGATAGAAGAATTATTAATTTTCATCAACTCTTTTATCATTTCATACCTTTTGAATTGTTCTTCTTGAGATATTTTCTTTAAAAAGGCTTTAGTTGTTGGAAGAGATGGATTTCCGTCATAGTTAATTGAATATTCTCCGGTATTCATCACCTTGCTATACTGATAATAGCGGAGTGCTTTCCCCGTTTCATCATATACAATTCTGTTAGTGTCGAGTTTAGTACGCGACATTGATGTGGATACCCTGACTACTTTTTTTTGAACAGATTTTGACGTGTCTTGGGCAAAAATAATGGAACAAGAAAACATTGATAGTAAGAGCGTAAATAGATATTTCATGAGATTTGAGTTTTGTATGCAATTTAACAATTAGTTTTAAGATTAGCCATTAAATAAGATTACCTTACAGCCCTTAGGCGAGCTGTTTTAAGATTAAATAAATCTGTTGGAAAAAATATTTGATTGCCTTATCGATAGTTTTATCGAGAATAAAGTGGGTATTGCTGAAAATTTTTTAAGTGTTTCTTTGGCGGCGCACCTTAAAGATAACCTGATCGGGTTATTTGAAAATAAAAAACTTTTAAATGCCGGTGTGGGTAACGATACAGTTGTTAATCAAAATAAGTTGATTAGAAGTGACGTGATTTACTGGTTAGACAGAAAGCATAATAACCAGTACGAAAATGATTTCTTCAATCTGATGGACGAATTTGTAGTTTATTTAAATCGCACCTGTTATACGGGTATCACTGGATACGAATTTCATTATACACTTTATGAATCGGGTACGTTTTACAAAAAACATATCGATCAGTTTCAGAACAACGGAAGCAGACAATATTCGATGGTT
The nucleotide sequence above comes from Pedobacter riviphilus. Encoded proteins:
- a CDS encoding dienelactone hydrolase family protein, which gives rise to MDQKIINLYDEYTHSQVSRKDFMRKLAILAGSTALAMTILPMLENNYAAAADFNTDDIDVENITYAGVDGEMKAVLAKPKGKKNLGCVLVIHENRGLNPHIIDVTKRIAAEGFLALGVDALSPLGGTPADEDKGRELIGKLDPEKNLQNYLKGLDYLRKRKDGNGKVGCVGFCWGGGMANKLAVNDPKLQAAVAYYGAQANAADVPKIKASLMLHYGGLDERINAGIPAYEQALKDNKIDYKIYIYDGVNHAFNNNTSPTRYNEAAAKLAWSRTIDLFKQKLAVLTR
- a CDS encoding phosphotransferase, coding for MNIFPAQYSTLSAAALKDYLIETYHLDLSTTCRLLIRNVSDTYILENPSQKYIFKIYRNAHRKRNEIEAEVELLNILKTNGNSVSYPITDKEGKQIQQFNAIEGLRNGVLFSFAEGKVILDLEHQHLIQLGYDIAKLHQTTSSIKLNNPRPIFDFETTLFKPLKDLEPRFSEMKEEYEYLSNISEKVVKKFKEFDTSKFSYGYCHYDFFPKNFHFDEQGKITFFDFDFAGEGYLINDLMSFLNHYFFHQLNNLISKEQAEKDFDTFLNAYQQVRPLTDDELKAIPYLGITFHIFFLKFFYDNYDDWSNNFLTPRYTKHRVTLIKKWEEMYCNF
- a CDS encoding TlpA family protein disulfide reductase; protein product: MKYLFTLLLSMFSCSIIFAQDTSKSVQKKVVRVSTSMSRTKLDTNRIVYDETGKALRYYQYSKVMNTGEYSINYDGNPSLPTTKAFLKKISQEEQFKRYEMIKELMKINNSSIAEGKTLDISTLTAFYEKEKIENKAIVLIFWYANCPPCTEAFADISTFLKQVDNTKDLLVLAITTDDQTAATAKLKEKPLLYAELISSGRAIANAYQIKSYPSYIVTDKNHVIRYAIAGSSQITIPGLKNAIKAVLQQ
- a CDS encoding 2OG-Fe(II) oxygenase, with protein sequence MEKIFDCLIDSFIENKVGIAENFLSVSLAAHLKDNLIGLFENKKLLNAGVGNDTVVNQNKLIRSDVIYWLDRKHNNQYENDFFNLMDEFVVYLNRTCYTGITGYEFHYTLYESGTFYKKHIDQFQNNGSRQYSMVMYLNADWKMEDGGELRIYHVDGEQNIAPNNGKSVFFRSSDLAHEVLLTNKQRMSITGWLKIG